The Drosophila biarmipes strain raj3 chromosome X, RU_DBia_V1.1, whole genome shotgun sequence genome includes the window ATCAGAACAAAGGCCTAAACTAACTTTTGTAAGAAAAAGCGGGCGGTAGCTTTTGCAGAGCAAGAACCTAAATGATCTGGGTTCATTCTACCTGAATCTATATATCTAAGGGTTCGAGCCCGGAAGTCGTCTACATTCTTTGGATACTTTTGTCACCTTTGCAGGAAACTGCAAAAACCCTAGTGATTTCCGCAAAAATTGTTCGCAAACACATAACTCCTGTAAGTTGTAACACTTGTAGAGATTAGCGATTTCCGGTGCTTTGTGCTTTTTAAAGGGTATAGCTTTTCTCTCTCTGCAGCACTCTGCCGATTTGCCTTATTGCTTCTATTTGCCTTTGCTCTTTTTATCTGTCCTTCTCAGTTAGGCTTCAATCAGGGAATTACGCTAgccatttttcatttttccacTTGGCAGGGTCAGAGGTCACATCACTCACACACAGGGACACGTCAACACATATGTAAATACCGTTGTTTTATCTTGTATTCCTATTTGTTTTAGCAACCGACAAAAAACAGACCCCAGTCCGATTTCTGACCTTTTTGACCTAGATTAGGGCCTGCCAAGGAAACCCTAATATTAATTAGATGACCTTTTTTGCAGTAACTGTATTCGCAAGACAGGTTTTAACTCTATTTTTAGGGAGGTAAATTTGATGTAATGAGTAAAATGTTGAGATATCAGGGAAGAcagtttatttacttttaatgtaccttataatttaaaattaatgtatTGCTTGTTTTAAGACTTATGCGCATAATATTACTTAGATGACCTTTTTTGTAGTAAATATATTCACAAGAAACGTTTTAATTCGATTTTTGGGGAGGTAATTTCGATGTAACAAGCTAAATCTTTAGATACAAGtgagacaatttatttacatttaatatactttataattttaaaatcaacaagaaaggaagtaaacttcggcaagccgaagtctgtatacccttgcagttataggaaataatcaactttagtaacaccatgtatgacagctacatgatatagtcatccaattttgataaaattgaattcgaaattaaaaaccaattaaaaaatgttatttccaagcgtaggataTTATACGTTGAAAAACACcagatatatattatttttaattttttcccctatagttccaatgggagctataagatatagttgtccgatccggctggttccgacttatatactacctgcaatagaaagttTCAACCCgacagctttaaaactgagagactatgtagcgtagaaacggacggacagacggacatggctagatcgactcgtctattGATcaagctgatcaagaatatatatactttatggagtcggaaacgcttccttcacCGCGTTGCAattttctgactgaaatcattataccctctgcaagggtatacaaattaatGTATTGGTTGTTTTAAGACTAATGCGCATAATATTAATTAGATGAGCTTTTTTTGTATTCCCGAGAAAAGTTTTAATTCGATTTGAGTGAGGGAATATTGAATGCAATAAGTAAAGTGTTGAGATATCTAAGgagataatttatttattttaaaaatacaccataatgtcacatttattttttttattaaagcgGAATACCCTTGTTATTTGCGGCGATGTTTCGCCACAAACTGGTTTGCGAGATCATGGGAATTTATCGATAGATACCACAAGCACAGACAAAGCAATTGTTGCTTGGCGGATGTTTAGACAATCCGCAAAGTTGTAGTTTTATTTCGCCACAAGCGATAACACTGTTTTACCAGCTATCGAGGATCGGCGAGCATGGAGGAGGACCACTACATGATCCTGGGAGTGGACCAGGAGGCCACCGAGGAGGAGATCAAGCAGGCGTATCACCGGATGGCCCGCATCTACCATCCGGATAAGAACCACCACCCGCGGACGTTGGAGTACTTCAAGAAGATCAGGGCCGCCTTCGACGTCCTCTCAGACAGGTCGCTGAGGGCGACCTACGATCGCAGCTTGAGCCGCAGATCGTCGAGTGCGGCCTCCAATCCGCGGCCTGCGGGCACCCACCCAGGCTACCAGAGCCGGCAGACCGATCAGCTGGAAACCCCCGACATTCTGCCCGCAATCTGTGCGGTTGGCGGGGTGTTGGTGGGTCTCTTCATGGGCTTCGGCGCCTTCAAGGCGTTCAACTCGTCGAACAACAACTGACGGGATCCGCAATCCCTCACACGGACCTTATTGGCATGGTGCAAcatacaaatttgtttttccaaaagcTAGCGAATATAGCCACTAATTTAAAGCACAGTGTAATATACGATTACATTTCAAGGtagataaaaatttaaataaaattcggTTAATTCTTCAAAAAGCCTCCCTATGCAGCAAACTTTTTACCATTTGAAAATAGCGTGATTCCTGTGCattttaagctttttatttggttggatttcgtttGCAGTAGCCTATCTACATTGCAATCAGCAAGCACAATCCACTGGATTTTCCATCAGAGTAACACGTCATGAGTCagagatgaaaaaattatcatAGCTGATCATTTCTATCCACAAACACTTTAAATTCcctatttaatataaaaacaaggCAGCAAGCCCGGATCCAAATAATATAACAACGCTTATTAATTTTGGTTATTTTGCGACTATCCCGTAAACTTATTTTAACTAGAACTGTCCTATCAATTTATAAAATGCACTGAGTCTCTATAAATGAGAAAAAACAGCtatatgtttatttgttttaatttaactatGGCAGATATGTATATGATACAGTCTTCAGATTTTAATCATTAtcattaaatcaaaaaaaaatcattaaattaaaaatccagaggtaattaaaagtatttattccCGAGCTTTGGAGGTAATATGTTagaaagcaccaaagatataatctTTTAACAATGTTTTGCTATTATttctatggaagctataagtTATAGTTgcccgatccggctggttcctaCCTGCTAaggaaaaaagacttttgggaaagtttcagcccgatagctttaaaactgagagactagcttgcgtagaaacggacggacagaaggacggacagacagacggacatggctacatcgacttgtctagtgatgctgatcaagaatatatatgcataCTTTATGGGGGAAACGCCGCCCTCACTGCattgc containing:
- the LOC108033019 gene encoding chaperone protein DnaJ-like, which encodes MEEDHYMILGVDQEATEEEIKQAYHRMARIYHPDKNHHPRTLEYFKKIRAAFDVLSDRSLRATYDRSLSRRSSSAASNPRPAGTHPGYQSRQTDQLETPDILPAICAVGGVLVGLFMGFGAFKAFNSSNNN